The following coding sequences lie in one Natrinema sp. DC36 genomic window:
- a CDS encoding transposase has product MKRTNEFEVVPQSDEDEELLHRLLDASAALWNEINYQRRTNFDDPDGDVWEIDEYRGRYGGTLGASTVQQIERKNREAWRSFFALREKDEANGKPGFWGNQDEGRDLRTYIRNTSYSVEWGEHSRLELLVGQDLKEEYGLGYRERLRLKVRGEPNWKEYDKQGRLELYYDDVSETFRAFQPVTIDNSRLAHPLADETAALDIGANNIVACTVSTGEQYLYEGRDLFKRFRENTQRIAELQSKLREGRYSSKQINSLYRRRTRRRNHAMDEIARDLIERLYDEGVSTVYVGDLTDVLETHWSVRTNAKLHNFWAFRRFIKRLSCTGEEYGITVEIRTEAWTSQTCPNCGSTEDTTRHQDTLTCTCGFEGHADLSASETFLRRHETDVARPMARPVCLKWDSHEWLESPRSPRSNEEHTNPQVASVDSA; this is encoded by the coding sequence ATGAAGCGCACCAACGAGTTCGAAGTAGTTCCCCAGTCCGACGAGGACGAGGAGTTGCTTCATCGACTGTTGGACGCTTCAGCCGCTCTCTGGAACGAGATCAATTATCAGCGCCGTACCAATTTCGACGACCCGGATGGCGACGTTTGGGAGATCGACGAGTACCGCGGTCGGTACGGCGGTACGCTCGGCGCGTCGACTGTTCAGCAGATCGAACGAAAGAACCGCGAAGCGTGGCGCTCGTTCTTCGCACTCAGAGAAAAGGACGAAGCCAACGGCAAGCCCGGCTTCTGGGGCAACCAAGACGAGGGACGCGACCTGCGAACGTACATCCGAAACACCTCGTACTCGGTCGAATGGGGCGAACACTCCCGTCTCGAACTTCTTGTCGGCCAAGACCTGAAAGAGGAGTACGGTCTTGGATACCGCGAGCGTCTCCGGCTCAAGGTTCGCGGCGAACCCAATTGGAAAGAGTACGACAAACAGGGCCGGTTGGAACTGTATTACGACGATGTGAGCGAGACATTCAGGGCTTTTCAGCCAGTCACTATCGACAATTCTCGACTGGCACACCCACTGGCGGACGAAACCGCCGCTCTGGACATCGGCGCAAACAATATCGTCGCCTGTACGGTTTCGACTGGCGAACAGTACCTGTACGAAGGTCGCGACCTGTTCAAGCGGTTCCGCGAGAATACGCAACGGATCGCAGAACTGCAATCGAAGCTCCGCGAAGGCCGGTACAGTTCGAAGCAAATCAACTCACTGTATCGACGCCGGACGCGACGGCGCAACCACGCAATGGACGAGATCGCTCGCGACTTGATCGAACGGCTGTACGACGAGGGCGTTTCGACAGTGTATGTCGGCGATCTTACCGACGTACTTGAGACGCACTGGTCGGTTCGGACGAACGCCAAGTTGCACAACTTCTGGGCGTTCCGGCGGTTCATCAAGCGGCTCAGTTGCACCGGCGAGGAGTACGGTATCACCGTCGAGATTCGAACGGAAGCATGGACCTCACAGACGTGTCCGAACTGCGGTTCGACCGAGGACACGACGCGACACCAGGACACGTTGACCTGCACCTGCGGCTTCGAGGGCCACGCAGACCTTTCGGCAAGCGAGACGTTCCTGAGGCGGCACGAAACAGACGTAGCACGGCCGATGGCACGGCCTGTGTGCCTCAAGTGGGACAGTCACGAATGGCTGGAGTCACCACGCTCTCCCCGTTCCAACGAGGAGCACACGAACCCGCAAGTTGCCTCCGTGGACTCGGCATAG
- a CDS encoding helix-turn-helix transcriptional regulator, protein MDDLTGFQRDLLYVIAGADQPSGQDVKEEVEQYYNADINHGRLYPNLDTLVNKELVEKGQLDRRTNYYAIADKGEETIEDRQKWKEQFID, encoded by the coding sequence ATGGACGACCTCACAGGATTCCAACGCGACTTGTTGTATGTCATCGCAGGCGCAGACCAACCATCAGGCCAGGACGTCAAAGAAGAAGTTGAACAGTACTACAACGCCGATATCAATCATGGACGGCTCTATCCCAATCTCGATACGCTCGTCAACAAGGAGTTGGTTGAGAAAGGACAACTCGACAGGCGAACGAACTACTACGCAATTGCAGATAAGGGGGAGGAGACGATTGAGGACAGACAGAAGTGGAAGGAACAGTTTATCGATTAG
- a CDS encoding helix-turn-helix domain-containing protein — MSRTPNRTDGDIVRNFLSVADLLEEPQLAQLYAYLTREGEATVQDVMDDLELAQGTAYSYVNRLVDAGVIDVTDDEQPRRYVAREIDLTVTTAAGDREYTITPAFIDAVGRRETSADIDTYIDRHGVAGLATALTYAVARERGEVTHRLMAEELDISALAAEIILQALRPVVHEHYDIEAEGASLDELDIDDGDSMTVNTTDGDNR, encoded by the coding sequence GTGTCACGTACTCCTAATCGCACCGACGGCGACATCGTCCGGAACTTCCTCTCGGTCGCCGATCTCCTCGAAGAGCCACAGCTCGCCCAGCTGTACGCGTATCTCACCCGGGAGGGCGAGGCGACCGTCCAAGACGTGATGGACGACCTCGAGCTCGCCCAGGGGACCGCCTACAGCTACGTCAACCGGCTCGTCGACGCCGGCGTCATCGACGTCACCGACGACGAACAGCCCCGGCGATACGTCGCCCGGGAGATTGACCTGACCGTGACGACGGCTGCCGGCGACCGCGAGTACACGATCACGCCGGCGTTCATCGATGCAGTTGGCCGCCGCGAGACGAGCGCCGACATCGACACCTACATCGACCGCCACGGCGTCGCCGGCCTCGCAACGGCGCTCACCTACGCGGTTGCTCGGGAGCGCGGCGAGGTAACCCACCGGCTGATGGCGGAGGAGCTGGACATCTCGGCGCTGGCTGCGGAGATTATTCTGCAGGCGCTCCGGCCCGTCGTCCACGAGCACTACGACATCGAGGCAGAAGGGGCGTCGCTCGATGAGTTGGACATCGACGACGGTGACTCGATGACTGTCAACACCACTGACGGAGATAACCGATAA
- a CDS encoding type II toxin-antitoxin system death-on-curing family toxin, whose translation MTDDLAYPSVELILDLHDQIVAEGDTTEPGVRSEDVISSALQYISEGFFGEVPETIHDKAVHLMRLLVAEHPFVDGNKRTALRTVVVFYMTNGYRFEYSDEIRALLHRFATDEAAVDIETAVIYFRACARRN comes from the coding sequence GTGACTGACGATCTCGCGTATCCCTCTGTCGAACTTATTCTGGATCTCCACGACCAGATCGTGGCAGAAGGCGACACCACGGAACCAGGAGTTCGGTCAGAAGACGTGATTTCCTCAGCGTTGCAGTATATCTCGGAGGGGTTTTTCGGGGAGGTGCCCGAGACGATCCATGACAAAGCTGTCCATCTGATGCGACTGCTCGTTGCGGAGCATCCATTCGTCGATGGGAACAAACGAACAGCGCTCCGAACGGTGGTCGTTTTCTATATGACGAACGGGTACAGGTTCGAGTACAGTGATGAAATCAGGGCCCTTTTGCACCGCTTCGCAACTGACGAAGCCGCGGTCGACATAGAGACTGCAGTCATCTACTTCCGGGCCTGTGCTCGTCGCAACTGA